In Nicotiana tabacum cultivar K326 chromosome 19, ASM71507v2, whole genome shotgun sequence, one DNA window encodes the following:
- the LOC107832784 gene encoding putative protein phosphatase 2C 76: protein MARHRGIDKKQQIRAWDTRSIVIFVFFIACVVGILTNLKVAKSEPEFEPESEEKIVEQILRLLHSIPNATTSIPTQNCHFASSEGIRSHQEDRVTCDLNLKIPLFGPDGLEEVRVGAVAVFDGHIGSAASEMASNIFLDKFLLKLRNSTEQSSNLKELLKSSLVTTIEDIDAEFSEVAFKYHLYSGSTAVVALIYNNHVLVANVGDSKAFLCSQKKKSHKAGAASLAGLLAKELTRDHNAHRLDERARIEASGGVLKFIPNYVPLLMGHFPMTRAIGDVPLKRYGVIANPEMTDWLSLTSKDEFLVVASDGISERLTPQEVCDFLNDVEDHSDPSLLAQQLIQKAFLEGSSDNLSVVLVPLGSGFRGPPVDDLSAVSGSLEM, encoded by the exons ATGGCCCGACATCg CGGCATAGATAAGAAGCAACAGATCAGGGCTTGGGATACAAGGAGTATtgtcatatttgtattttttattgcCTGCGTCGTTGGGATTTTGACGAACCTTAAGGTTGCTAAGTCCGAGCCTGAATTTGAACCTGAATCTGAAGAAAAGATTGTTGAACAAATATTAAGATTGTTGCATTCTATTCCAAACGCAACAACGTCGATTCCAACTCAAAATTGTCACTTCGCATCGTCGGAAGGAATAAGGTCACACCAGGAGGATCGAGTAACATGTGACCTTAATCTTAAGATTCCTTTGTTTG GGCCTGACGGACTTGAAGAGGTGAGGGTTGGGGCGGTGGCAGTCTTTGATGGTCATATTGGATCGGCTGCTAGTGAGATGGCTTCAAATATCTTTTTGGATAAGTTTCTGCTTAAGCTCAGGAACAGTACTGAACAATCTTCTAACTTGAAGGAATTACTAAAATCATCATTGGTAACAACTATTGAGGATATTGATGCAGAATTCTCGGAG GTTGCTTTCAAATATCATCTTTATTCGGGATCTACGGCAGTTGTTGCACTCATATATAACAATCATGTTTTAGTTGCAAATGTTGGCGATTCAAAGGCTTTTCTTTGCTCTCAGAAAAAAAAATCACACAAAGCTG GTGCTGCTTCTTTGGCTGGTCTTCTCGCCAAGGAGTTGACGAGAGATCATAATGCACATAGGTTGGACGAGAGGGCTAGGATTGAAGCTTCTGGAGGTGTATTAAAATTTATCCCTAATTATGTTCCTCTCCTCATGGGCCACTTTCCCATGACTCGAGCTATTGGTGATGTTCCTTTGAAAAG ATATGGCGTCATAGCTAATCCAGAGATGACTGATTGGCTATCTTTAACTTCAAAGGATGAGTTTTTGGTGGTGGCATCTGATGGAATATCTGAAAGGTTAACTCCCCAGGAAGTCTGTGACTTTCTAAATGATGTAGAGGACCATTCAGATCCATCATTATTGGCTCAACAACTTATTCAGAAGGCATTTTTAGAAGGCAGCAGCGATAATTTATCAGTTGTTTTGGTTCCTTTGGGATCAGGATTCAGGGGACCTCCTGTGGACGATTTATCAGCTGTTTCTGGTTCCCTTGAGATGTAG